From a region of the Thermomicrobiales bacterium genome:
- a CDS encoding class II fumarate hydratase, protein MAEETTSNTRVERDSLGELNVPAEAYYGVQTMRAHTNFPISDLRFPRRFIRALGEIKGAAAQVNNDLGLVDSHLADAIVAAAAEVADGKLDDEFILDIFQTGSGTSTNMNANEVIASRANEILGEQRNGITPVHKNDHVNAGQSSNDVIPTAIHLSALAAIVEDLVPALDRLHASLLAKSEELMPIVKTGRTHLQDATPIRLGQEFLGYAGQIERSKSRANVAISELREVALGGTAVGTGINTHAEFAQRVCTLITKQTGVEIVESTNHFQAQSTLDGVVAASGALKTIAVSLLKIANDIRWLGSGPRAGIGELDLPAVQPGSSIMPGKVNPVIAESVAMVCAQVIGNDVTINIAGQSGNFELNVMMPVASYNLLQSIELLATSCSNFAEQCIDGLTATTRGPEMVEKGLMIGTALAPIVGYDAAAAIAKEAAKSGRTIREVAQEQTDLSDEELDRVLDPSQMTEPGTTLSAGG, encoded by the coding sequence ATGGCGGAGGAAACCACTTCCAATACGAGAGTCGAACGCGACTCTCTTGGTGAGCTGAACGTCCCGGCTGAGGCGTATTACGGCGTTCAGACGATGCGCGCTCATACCAACTTCCCAATCAGCGACCTCCGCTTTCCACGGCGCTTCATCCGCGCGCTCGGCGAGATCAAGGGCGCAGCCGCACAGGTGAACAACGACCTCGGACTTGTTGATTCGCACCTGGCTGATGCCATCGTCGCGGCGGCTGCGGAAGTTGCGGACGGCAAGCTGGACGATGAGTTCATCCTCGACATCTTCCAAACCGGCTCGGGCACCTCGACCAACATGAACGCCAACGAAGTCATCGCCTCACGTGCGAATGAGATTCTCGGTGAGCAGCGCAACGGCATCACGCCGGTTCACAAGAACGACCATGTCAACGCCGGGCAGTCGTCGAACGATGTCATTCCGACCGCAATCCATCTCTCGGCACTGGCAGCCATTGTCGAAGATCTGGTGCCCGCCCTCGATCGACTGCACGCGTCGCTGCTGGCCAAGTCGGAAGAGCTGATGCCGATCGTCAAGACTGGCCGAACGCACTTGCAAGACGCGACACCCATCCGCCTCGGTCAGGAGTTTCTCGGCTACGCCGGGCAGATCGAGCGCAGCAAGTCCCGCGCGAATGTGGCGATCAGCGAGCTGCGCGAAGTCGCGCTCGGCGGCACTGCGGTCGGCACCGGCATCAACACACACGCGGAGTTTGCCCAGCGTGTTTGCACGCTCATCACCAAGCAAACTGGCGTCGAGATCGTTGAGTCGACAAATCACTTCCAGGCGCAGAGCACGCTTGATGGCGTCGTGGCCGCCAGCGGTGCGCTGAAGACGATCGCAGTGTCGCTGCTGAAGATCGCGAACGACATTCGTTGGCTTGGCTCCGGCCCACGAGCCGGCATTGGTGAGCTCGATCTTCCGGCGGTTCAGCCGGGCTCGTCGATCATGCCGGGCAAAGTCAACCCGGTGATCGCCGAATCGGTCGCGATGGTCTGCGCTCAGGTGATTGGCAACGATGTCACGATCAACATCGCTGGGCAATCCGGCAACTTCGAGCTGAATGTCATGATGCCGGTGGCGTCCTACAACCTGTTGCAGTCGATCGAGCTGCTGGCGACCAGCTGCTCCAACTTCGCCGAGCAGTGCATTGACGGGCTGACTGCGACGACCCGCGGCCCGGAGATGGTCGAGAAGGGGCTGATGATCGGCACTGCGCTGGCTCCGATCGTTGGCTACGACGCAGCGGCGGCGATTGCGAAGGAGGCAGCGAAGTCCGGTCGGACAATCCGTGAGGTTGCCCAGGAGCAAACCGATCTCAGCGACGAAGAGCTCGATCGCGTGCTTGATCCGTCGCAGATGACTGAGCCAGGCACAACGCTCTCGGCGGGCGGCTGA
- the lysA gene encoding diaminopimelate decarboxylase yields the protein MLWPTTATRDENGCLAIGGVLLDSLAETYGTPLYVFDVATIREQCRRYTQSFARAWDRPRVVYAGKAGLSHALLQIIAEEGLWLDVVSGGELAYALACGFPAERIHFHGNNKTPDELQLALESGIDTIVIDNFDEIAWLAELTSNRATPQAVLIRVNPGIDVHTHDYRKTGIPDSKFGLGIENGQAAEAVARITAIPGLKLNGFHAHVGSQIFEIDPFVDTVETLFAFGAQMRDEHGIEIEEMSPGGGLGIPYELEDPDSLVEEYTAAIGACARECVVQLGLPTPVLTIEPGRTIVGQAGVALYTVGSRKEVPGIRTYVSVDGGMADNIRPALYGAAYTAELVGAPNDGDLYPVTIAGKYCESGDILIERVDLPKLAPGDRLAIPAAGAYCLAMASNYNQAYRPSVVFVEHGESRLVQRRETVEDLLRRDVIGGPPPASA from the coding sequence ATGCTCTGGCCCACGACGGCGACTCGGGATGAGAATGGTTGCCTCGCAATTGGCGGTGTGTTGCTGGACTCGCTCGCCGAGACATATGGGACCCCGCTGTATGTGTTCGACGTGGCGACAATCCGCGAGCAGTGTCGCCGCTATACACAGTCGTTTGCCCGTGCCTGGGATCGCCCTCGTGTTGTCTACGCCGGCAAGGCCGGTCTGTCGCATGCGCTGCTCCAGATCATCGCTGAGGAAGGGTTGTGGCTGGATGTCGTGTCGGGCGGTGAGCTTGCCTATGCCCTCGCCTGCGGATTTCCGGCTGAGCGCATCCACTTCCATGGCAACAATAAGACGCCGGATGAGCTGCAGCTCGCTCTGGAATCCGGCATCGACACGATCGTCATCGACAACTTCGACGAGATTGCATGGCTGGCGGAGCTGACCAGCAATCGCGCGACACCGCAGGCGGTGCTGATTCGGGTCAATCCCGGCATCGATGTTCACACGCACGATTATCGCAAGACGGGAATTCCCGATTCCAAATTCGGGCTGGGAATCGAGAATGGGCAAGCCGCCGAGGCCGTGGCGCGCATCACAGCGATCCCCGGACTGAAGCTGAACGGCTTCCATGCCCACGTTGGTTCGCAGATTTTCGAGATCGACCCGTTCGTCGACACGGTTGAGACGCTGTTTGCCTTCGGCGCGCAAATGCGCGACGAGCATGGCATCGAGATCGAAGAGATGAGCCCCGGCGGCGGCCTCGGCATCCCCTATGAATTGGAAGATCCGGACTCACTCGTTGAGGAGTACACCGCTGCAATCGGTGCCTGCGCCCGCGAGTGCGTAGTGCAGCTCGGGCTGCCCACGCCGGTGCTGACGATCGAGCCGGGCCGGACAATCGTTGGACAAGCTGGCGTTGCGCTTTATACTGTGGGATCCCGGAAAGAGGTCCCCGGCATTCGGACCTATGTGTCGGTGGACGGGGGCATGGCGGATAACATTCGCCCGGCGCTGTATGGAGCGGCGTATACTGCGGAACTCGTCGGAGCGCCGAACGACGGCGATCTGTACCCGGTCACGATCGCTGGGAAATACTGCGAATCCGGCGACATCCTGATCGAGCGAGTCGACCTGCCGAAGCTGGCTCCTGGTGACCGATTGGCGATCCCGGCGGCTGGAGCCTACTGCCTGGCGATGGCCAGCAATTACAACCAGGCGTACCGTCCGTCCGTTGTATTCGTAGAACATGGAGAAAGTCGGTTGGTCCAGCGCCGTGAGACGGTCGAAGACCTGCTGCGGCGGGATGTCATCGGCGGCCCACCACCAGCGTCCGCATAA
- a CDS encoding L,D-transpeptidase family protein, translating to MRGIVVSLVVFLIVTGALLYRTSAQGNDTAIATPTTPALVAIPTNTPATSAATPTARRSLSQTQVERLPSTATATTQIETEPTPEPTEAAPVQEIATVVQSDEPADDIIEADFEEADVVEDEVDESDESSDLHLAGAATADDALHSGIWADAIHTIDGGVMAMVLPESANVRSAPTTDAPVVTELLAGWPITLYGAEIGEMASGTDVWYRTWSGSYLSAATVGPFVAPTPDETYSGHWVDVDLTTNYAIAYVDSTPVYAAITITGKPGFETPTGTYTIFRRVESDTLDSSTTGIAAGDAESYLISDVPHVQYFADGGFALHANYWSDPWEYGYDRSHGCVNLMPEDAAWFWNFLSIGSAVSIHY from the coding sequence ATGCGGGGCATTGTCGTTAGCTTGGTAGTGTTCCTGATTGTCACAGGAGCGTTGCTCTATCGCACCTCGGCGCAGGGCAATGACACTGCGATCGCAACACCGACGACTCCGGCGCTGGTCGCAATCCCAACGAACACACCTGCTACCTCGGCGGCGACACCAACCGCTCGTCGCAGCCTGAGCCAGACGCAGGTTGAGCGGCTTCCGTCGACCGCAACGGCGACAACACAGATTGAGACAGAGCCGACGCCGGAGCCGACAGAGGCCGCTCCCGTTCAGGAAATCGCCACAGTCGTCCAGAGTGATGAGCCTGCAGACGACATCATCGAGGCCGACTTTGAAGAAGCGGACGTCGTGGAAGACGAAGTCGACGAGTCGGACGAGAGCAGCGATCTGCATCTGGCGGGTGCCGCGACTGCGGACGACGCGCTCCACTCTGGCATCTGGGCAGACGCGATTCACACGATCGACGGCGGTGTGATGGCGATGGTCCTGCCGGAATCAGCCAATGTGCGCTCAGCGCCAACAACCGATGCACCGGTTGTCACCGAGCTGCTCGCCGGGTGGCCGATCACGCTTTACGGTGCCGAGATCGGAGAAATGGCCAGCGGAACAGACGTCTGGTACCGAACCTGGTCGGGGAGCTACCTGTCGGCAGCGACGGTGGGGCCATTTGTAGCACCGACACCGGACGAGACGTACTCTGGTCACTGGGTAGATGTCGATCTGACGACCAATTACGCAATCGCCTATGTCGACTCGACACCGGTGTACGCGGCAATCACGATCACCGGCAAGCCGGGCTTCGAGACGCCGACCGGCACCTACACGATTTTTCGCCGCGTCGAGTCGGACACGCTCGACAGCTCAACGACCGGCATCGCCGCCGGAGATGCCGAGTCGTATCTGATTTCGGATGTGCCGCACGTCCAGTACTTCGCCGATGGCGGGTTCGCGCTGCACGCCAATTACTGGAGCGATCCGTGGGAGTATGGGTATGACCGGAGTCACGGCTGCGTCAACCTGATGCCCGAGGATGCCGCCTGGTTCTGGAACTTCCTCTCGATCGGCTCGGCAGTCTCAATCCACTACTAG
- a CDS encoding glycosyltransferase family 39 protein: protein MTAIPRPDTGQRTRLQEAIAAHATLLHYLALSIIIAIGAWLRLTGLRRQSLWFDEVDVVVRAQRPFDQVIHTFVAAGENGPVYNLMLAIWIRVAGISEIAVRFPSAVAGVLTIPLLYILARRVAGNRAGLLAAGLLAISPYHLWYSQEAKMYTLVVLAAVASSLLLVEALARNRALWWIGYVLATTAMFYLHVATVLVFVGQSLYVVLNRRQWRGRERGWLLAAAALTLPYLPIAVWAMRVVGGGAPTWQPTVGIWDAISILSIKMAVNRSTTDVERWGAALYALLAISGVYVLWRRRQPQRWWLLVGLLVVVPIVGLWAVSLRQSVFSDRYAIVALPAYLILVAAAVAATLASRRGWVLGVLAVFALVTFAWQPIRDVNRTYSAVKEDWRSAYADIARRGEPGDVIIVHPGYILTTLDYYSQREPLLKQYPVATIPTFKVKWLTRDLMIQQIHDQVAGAQRIWFVQSTDRIPAEDPDDTLRSWLMSTGTVLYDHKVTGVRVTLFEMPEGW from the coding sequence ATGACGGCGATCCCCCGACCGGACACTGGGCAACGCACACGTTTGCAAGAGGCGATCGCGGCCCACGCGACACTGCTGCACTACCTTGCGCTCTCCATCATCATCGCGATCGGTGCGTGGTTGCGGCTGACCGGACTCCGTCGGCAAAGCCTCTGGTTCGACGAAGTCGACGTTGTGGTGCGCGCCCAGCGACCGTTCGATCAGGTGATCCATACTTTCGTTGCTGCCGGGGAGAACGGACCGGTCTACAACCTGATGCTGGCGATCTGGATTCGGGTCGCCGGAATCTCGGAAATCGCTGTGCGATTTCCGTCGGCTGTTGCGGGAGTCCTGACGATCCCGTTGCTGTACATCCTCGCCCGTCGAGTAGCCGGGAACCGCGCCGGTTTGCTGGCAGCCGGCCTCCTCGCCATCTCGCCGTATCATCTCTGGTACTCGCAGGAAGCGAAGATGTACACGCTCGTCGTGCTGGCGGCGGTGGCGTCGAGCCTCTTGCTGGTTGAGGCACTCGCCCGCAACCGCGCACTCTGGTGGATCGGCTACGTTCTGGCGACGACCGCGATGTTCTACCTCCACGTCGCGACCGTGCTGGTGTTCGTCGGTCAGTCGCTCTACGTCGTGCTGAACCGTCGCCAGTGGCGCGGACGCGAGCGCGGCTGGCTGCTGGCAGCGGCGGCGCTAACGCTGCCGTATCTGCCGATCGCCGTCTGGGCCATGCGTGTCGTAGGAGGCGGTGCCCCGACCTGGCAGCCGACCGTCGGTATCTGGGACGCCATCAGCATCCTCAGCATCAAGATGGCGGTGAACAGATCGACGACAGACGTTGAGCGCTGGGGCGCGGCGCTGTACGCCCTGCTGGCCATCAGCGGCGTCTACGTGCTCTGGCGCAGACGCCAGCCGCAGCGCTGGTGGCTGCTCGTTGGATTGCTCGTCGTCGTCCCGATCGTGGGACTCTGGGCAGTGTCGCTGCGGCAATCGGTCTTCTCCGACCGCTATGCAATCGTCGCTCTGCCCGCTTACCTCATTCTGGTCGCGGCAGCAGTGGCGGCCACGCTGGCATCCAGACGCGGCTGGGTGCTTGGCGTGCTGGCGGTGTTCGCACTTGTGACGTTCGCCTGGCAACCGATCCGCGACGTGAACCGGACCTACTCGGCAGTGAAAGAGGACTGGCGCTCAGCCTACGCCGACATCGCCCGGCGCGGTGAACCGGGTGACGTCATCATTGTCCACCCCGGCTACATACTCACGACGCTCGACTACTACTCCCAACGTGAGCCGCTCCTGAAGCAGTATCCGGTAGCCACGATCCCGACCTTCAAGGTCAAGTGGTTGACTCGTGACCTGATGATCCAGCAGATTCACGATCAGGTAGCGGGCGCGCAACGCATCTGGTTCGTGCAGTCTACAGACCGCATACCCGCCGAAGACCCGGACGACACCCTGAGATCATGGCTGATGTCGACCGGAACCGTTCTGTACGACCACAAGGTGACGGGCGTCCGCGTCACCCTGTTTGAGATGCCGGAAGGCTGGTAG
- the obgE gene encoding GTPase ObgE has translation MLVDRARIRVTAGNGGRGVVSFRREKFVPMGGPDGGDGGRGGNVVLRVDPQMATLLPFQYTSHFRAGHGQAGRHQNMYGKTGETVYVDVPAGTIVIDDETDEPIADLIEPDDELIIARGGKGGLGNAHFTTSTRQAPRISELGEPGEERWIRLELKLIADVGLVGFPNAGKSTLLAAASAAKPKIADYPFTTLEPNLGVVEVGGRRGDTFVLADIPGLIEGAAEGVGLGHEFLRHVERTRLLLHVIDGSGGMEDRDPIQDFDIIDQELRAYSDELGDKPRFLAINKIDLPDTQVLMPLLHEALDDRVERVFEISGVTGEGVKEMMFAIYERLRDIPKLADLVPPETRRVYTLETENEDLWEAERLSRHHYSVTGRKIERTLAMTDFASDDAADRFQRILEASGISAQLEALGVEPGDTVHIGDAELIWDQAAVEDDELDRERRTHRQRLEDSFEGEIVKSGHRRRQKGRTAQQRKR, from the coding sequence TTGCTCGTCGATCGTGCACGCATTCGAGTGACGGCAGGGAACGGCGGCCGTGGGGTCGTGTCGTTCCGCCGCGAGAAGTTCGTCCCGATGGGCGGGCCGGACGGCGGTGATGGCGGTCGCGGCGGCAACGTCGTGCTGCGCGTCGATCCGCAAATGGCGACGCTTCTGCCGTTCCAGTACACCTCGCACTTCCGCGCCGGGCATGGCCAGGCCGGTCGCCATCAGAACATGTATGGCAAGACTGGTGAGACGGTCTACGTTGACGTGCCCGCCGGCACGATCGTCATTGATGATGAGACCGACGAACCGATCGCCGACCTGATCGAGCCAGACGACGAGCTCATCATCGCTCGCGGCGGCAAGGGCGGGCTGGGCAATGCCCACTTCACGACGTCCACGCGGCAGGCGCCGCGGATTTCCGAGCTAGGCGAACCGGGCGAAGAGCGCTGGATTCGGCTGGAGCTCAAGCTGATCGCGGACGTTGGGCTGGTTGGCTTCCCGAACGCGGGCAAGTCCACGTTGCTGGCTGCCGCCAGTGCCGCCAAGCCGAAGATCGCCGATTATCCGTTTACGACGCTGGAGCCAAATCTCGGTGTGGTCGAGGTTGGTGGACGCCGTGGCGATACATTCGTGCTGGCTGACATCCCTGGGCTCATCGAGGGTGCGGCCGAGGGCGTTGGCCTGGGTCACGAGTTCCTGCGCCACGTCGAGCGAACCCGCTTGCTGCTGCATGTAATCGACGGTTCGGGCGGCATGGAAGATCGCGACCCGATTCAGGATTTCGACATAATCGATCAGGAGCTGCGCGCTTATTCGGACGAGCTCGGCGATAAGCCACGCTTTCTGGCGATCAATAAGATCGATCTGCCGGATACGCAGGTGCTCATGCCGTTGCTCCACGAGGCACTTGATGATCGTGTTGAGCGTGTGTTCGAGATCTCCGGCGTGACCGGCGAGGGCGTCAAGGAAATGATGTTCGCGATCTACGAACGCCTGCGTGACATTCCGAAGTTGGCCGATCTTGTTCCGCCGGAGACCCGACGTGTGTACACACTCGAAACGGAAAACGAGGACCTCTGGGAGGCTGAGCGCCTGTCACGGCATCACTACTCCGTTACCGGCCGCAAGATCGAGCGCACGCTGGCGATGACGGACTTCGCCAGTGATGATGCAGCGGATCGCTTCCAGCGCATTCTGGAGGCATCAGGCATTTCCGCCCAGCTCGAAGCGCTCGGCGTTGAGCCGGGCGATACCGTTCACATCGGCGATGCCGAACTGATCTGGGATCAGGCAGCGGTCGAAGACGACGAGCTGGATCGCGAGCGCCGCACCCATCGCCAGCGTCTCGAAGACAGCTTCGAGGGCGAGATCGTGAAGTCCGGTCACCGCCGACGCCAGAAGGGCCGCACTGCACAGCAGCGGAAGCGCTAA
- a CDS encoding YggT family protein — MALIFDIAATFLQIMTYAIIGRALISWVDPQGTNPISRFLNELTEPIVGPIRSVVPRIGMIDISPIFAILLLQILRQMLVRMQIG; from the coding sequence GTGGCGCTGATCTTCGACATTGCGGCGACGTTTCTCCAGATAATGACCTATGCCATTATCGGTCGCGCACTGATTTCCTGGGTAGATCCACAGGGTACGAACCCTATTTCGCGCTTTCTCAATGAACTAACTGAACCGATCGTTGGCCCGATCCGGTCGGTCGTTCCGCGTATTGGCATGATCGACATCTCGCCGATCTTCGCCATCCTGCTCCTGCAGATCCTGCGCCAGATGCTGGTGCGGATGCAGATCGGCTAG